The nucleotide sequence CATCAGCCCAACGCGTTGGTTCTGGCAATCGATATCCTTTCATACACAGCTCAACCCACTGCAAAGCACCTTCCATACTCACTTTATGACCCGGAGAAACATACAGGGGTTTACATTTTTTCTTACTGCGATAAATCCACCCTATTTGTTCATTCTTATCCATTAACGGCTCATGGCTTCCCACCTCTTCGTTAACTGCTTTATCAATGCCACATAAACGACTTTTTGCCACGCCAATAGTCGGTGTATCCACTAATAAACCAAAATGACTTGCAACACCAAGCCTTCTAGGATGAGCAATACCTTGTCCATCGACAAAAATAAGAGAAGGCTTCTGTTTGATTAATTGCCAAGCAGCTAGTAACGCTGGACACTCTCTAAATGAAAGCAAACCAGGGATATAAGGGAGAGTCGTAGGAATTCGCGCGATTTGGTATTCAAGAATTTCGAAAGAAGGATAATGCATTATCACGATGGCGGCGCGAGTGACCGCGCCGCCGTCTTCAAAACCAACATCAGCACCAGCTATATAAGTTGGTGCTGTGAATTGGTCTGTTAGAATAATCTGTTGAGCTTTTTCTGTCTGCTCCTGACGTAATTGTTGGGTATTAATCATTATCCTGATGATAAGGCTTCGATAAACGGTGAACCGCATCAATAAATGCACCAGCATGTTCAGGTGGAACATCTTGATGAATACCGTGCCCAAGATTAAAGACATGACCGTTGCCTTTACCAAACCCAGCAAGAATAGTTTCGACTTCTTGTTCTATTCTGGCAGGTGGTGCATACAGCATAGAAGGATCCATATTACCTTGTAGCGCAACTTTATCCCCAACTCGACGGCGTGCATCTTCAATATCAATCGTCCAATCAAGTCCTAATGCATCGCAACCTGTCGCAGCCATAGCTTCTAGCCAGCGACCACCACCTTTGGTAAATAAAGTGACTGGTACTTTTCTTCCATCATATTCACGGATAAGACCATCAACAATCTTATGCATATAGTGTAATGAGAAGAGTTGGTAATCACGCCCTGTTAGCACACCACCCCATGTATCAAAGATCATGATAGATTGTGCGCCCGCTTTAATTTGAGCATTCAGATACAGAATAACGCTATCTGCCAGTTTATCCAGTAATAGATGTAGAGCTTGAGGCTCTGAATACATCATTTTTTTAATTTTTGTGAAGGCCTTACTACTTCCACCCTCAACCATATAGGTTGCCAGTGTCCAAGGGCTTCCTGAAAAACCAATTAATGGCACACTACCTTGCAATGCATGACGAATGGCACGTACTGC is from Proteus columbae and encodes:
- the hemE gene encoding uroporphyrinogen decarboxylase, which produces MSELKNDRYLRALLRQPVDVTPVWMMRQAGRYLPEYKETRAQAGDFISLCKNTELACEVTLQPLRRFPLDAAILFSDILTIPDAMGLGLYFETGEGPRFKSPINSLADIQKLPIPDPEDELGYVMNAVRAIRHALQGSVPLIGFSGSPWTLATYMVEGGSSKAFTKIKKMMYSEPQALHLLLDKLADSVILYLNAQIKAGAQSIMIFDTWGGVLTGRDYQLFSLHYMHKIVDGLIREYDGRKVPVTLFTKGGGRWLEAMAATGCDALGLDWTIDIEDARRRVGDKVALQGNMDPSMLYAPPARIEQEVETILAGFGKGNGHVFNLGHGIHQDVPPEHAGAFIDAVHRLSKPYHQDND
- the nfi gene encoding deoxyribonuclease V (cleaves DNA at apurinic or apyrimidinic sites) — its product is MINTQQLRQEQTEKAQQIILTDQFTAPTYIAGADVGFEDGGAVTRAAIVIMHYPSFEILEYQIARIPTTLPYIPGLLSFRECPALLAAWQLIKQKPSLIFVDGQGIAHPRRLGVASHFGLLVDTPTIGVAKSRLCGIDKAVNEEVGSHEPLMDKNEQIGWIYRSKKKCKPLYVSPGHKVSMEGALQWVELCMKGYRLPEPTRWADGIASNRRLFEQLNKNKL